From a region of the Danio aesculapii chromosome 4, fDanAes4.1, whole genome shotgun sequence genome:
- the LOC130222127 gene encoding uncharacterized protein LOC130222127, producing the protein MHQYLDSHSKESQTKLEQEPSSKHWAELAKVTLCQVILFNRRREGEVSKMSLNSFILRDTSSTHPDVELALTDLEKSLCKHFQRIEIRGKRGRKVPILLTPDMVTSMELLVKTRRNCDVLDENVFMFARPNAMSHFRGSDIVRYVARSCGAQSPEALSSTRLRKHMATMSKVLNLKDNEMDDIANFLGHDIRVHRQYYRLPEGTLQLAKISKVLMAMERGQLNYFKGKNLDEIEIDPQEKIQMDSDESDSDTEITEKAASPSNSADKSKKSTAGVGQKKTTQPAKGKKVKKRQPMDLEQPDTTKRSSRNPRKKWSTEEIQAVEKTLLTCIKSGRVPGKTQCEECIKSSPAALQGRSWEAVKFYVKNRIDSLKRKL; encoded by the exons ATGCACCAATATCTTGACAGCCATAGTAAGGAGTCTCAAACAAAACTTGAACAAGAACCAAGTAGCAAACACTGGGCAGAACTTGCAAAAGTGACACTCTGTCAGGTGATACTTTTTAATCGTAGAAGGGAAGGAGAGGTATCCAAGATGTCCCTTAATTCTTTCATATTGAGGGATACCTCATCGACTCATCCAGATGTAGAGCTTGCCCTGACAGACCTTGAAAAGTCACTTTGCAAGCACTTCCAGAGAATTGAAATACGAGGTAAACGTGGACGTAAGGTCCCCATTCTTCTCACACCTGATATGGTGACATCGATGGAGTTACTCGTCAAGACTCGCCGTAACTGTGATGTTCTGGATGAGAATGTATTCATGTTTGCAAGACCAAACGCAATGAGCCATTTCAGAGGATCAGACATTGTTCGATATGTAGCTCGCAGCTGTGGAGCACAATCTCCAGAAGCACTGTCCTCAACTAGATTGCGAAAGCATATGGCAACAATGTCCAAAGTACTGAACTTAAAAGATAATGAAATGGACGATATTGCTAACTTCCTAGGACATGACATCAGAGTCCATCGCCAATACTATAGACTACCTGAAGGTACCTTACAGTTGGCAAAGATAAGCAAAGTACTTATGGCTATGGAGCGAGGACAACTAAATTATTTCAAAGGAAAGAATCTCGATGAGATCGAGATTGATCCACAAG AAAAAATACAGATGGACAGTGATGAATCGGACTCTGACACCGAAATAACTGAAAAGGCTGCTTCACCTTCAAATTCTGCAG ACAAATCAAAGAAGTCTACTGCTGGAGTTGGACAAAAGAAAACTACACAACCAGCTAAAG GAAAGAAAGTTAAAAAACGGCAGCCAATGGACTTGGAACAACCAGACACAACAAAGA gatCTTCGCGAAACCCACGGAAAAAGTGGTCTACAGAGGAGATCCAAGCGGTAGAAAAAACGTTGCTAACCTGCATCAAGTCTGGAAGGGTTCCCGGGAAAACACAGTGCGAAGAATGCATTAAATCCTCCCCTGCTGCGCTTCAAGGAAGAAGCTGGGAGGCAGTcaaattttatgttaaaaatCGCATTGACTCGTTGAAGCGAAAATTGTAA